In Hevea brasiliensis isolate MT/VB/25A 57/8 chromosome 13, ASM3005281v1, whole genome shotgun sequence, a single genomic region encodes these proteins:
- the LOC110668700 gene encoding LEAF RUST 10 DISEASE-RESISTANCE LOCUS RECEPTOR-LIKE PROTEIN KINASE-like 1.1: MAAVSLFILLALFHPAFSFPCRPFPCGELGEIFFPFTNIETDERCGPFVADGCKEEIKKVQLGRGSQKWYQIESIFQDPFHYPHWSEISITDIELQSKLNSRKCESFQNLSLPSLPYTNFKITSKLTTLHKCNSSKDYPKTQFHYNNYSKCPNFKIYYARKHNANLLQSPPLECPIVKLPLNKNNSHDDVFQMLTANFSLHVRIRPDCYKCQLHGGKCRNNNGGFNCTGANEYRNIPFPALPTSLEGHKGKCRHISLTLK, translated from the coding sequence ATGGCTGCTGTCTCATTGTTCATTCTGCTTGCACTCTTTCACCCTGCTTTTTCTTTTCCTTGCCGACCTTTTCCATGTGGAGAATTGGGTGAGATCTTTTTCCCCTTCACCAACATCGAAACTGATGAGAGATGCGGTCCCTTTGTGGCGGATGGCTGCAAAGAAGAAATTAAGAAGGTCCAACTAGGGAGGGGATCTCAAAAATGGTATCAAATTGAAAGTATCTTCCAAGACCCTTTCCATTATCCTCATTGGAGTGAAATTTCCATTACTGACATAGAGCTCCAGAGTAAGTTGAATTCCAGGAAATGTGAGTCCTTCCAGAATCTGAGTCTTCCCAGTCTCCCTTACACTAATTTCAAAATTACGTCCAAACTAACAACCCTCCACAAATGCAACAGCTCTAAAGATTATCCAAAAACTCAGTTTCATTATAACAATTACTCGAAGTGCCCCAACTTCAAAATCTATTACGCTCGCAAGCATAATGCAAATTTATTACAGAGTCCTCCGCTTGAGTGTCCAATTGTGAAGCTTCCATTAAACAAAAACAATAGTCATGACGACGTATTCCAAATGTTAACAGCTAATTTCTCTCTTCATGTGCGCATACGGCCTGATTGTTACAAGTGTCAATTACACGGGGGCAAATGTAGAAACAACAATGGAGGCTTCAATTGTACTGGTGCGAATGAATACAGAAATATACCATTTCCTGCTCTTCCTACATCTTTAGAAGGACACAAAGGTAAATGCAGGCATATTTCTTTGACACTAAAATGA
- the LOC110668756 gene encoding LEAF RUST 10 DISEASE-RESISTANCE LOCUS RECEPTOR-LIKE PROTEIN KINASE-like 1.2 isoform X1, with protein sequence MTENFLLIPFSPFIYLFIITSFLLARKAICTHPQYLACSVPKSCGDGQIIDFPFYIQDQQESFCGYPGFNLVCQNSRPILRLQDNDYIIHQIDYKNQILRVSNAVLFDTNTTFVPPFRNISLLDDRFNIFSNQTELFLFSRCNSTQLGVVNNELLKYKINGSGENGTGPTLSMFDGDPLLSIASDACEDEMMIPVDVERGKNEGIEEMLERGFVLNWTASNCSICDSSGGKCGFDSSTYHFMCFCPDRPHAWACYPASEDAGNNKFRMELGLGLGAGIGVLVIILALHIFRRYSKRKLASTNFLSKNSHSDPFSKSEQEGGGIFLGVPLFSYTELEEATSNFDGKKELGDGGYGTVYYGRLRDGREVAVKRLYEHNYRRVEQFMNEIEILTRLRHKNLVTLYGCTSRRSRELLLVYEYIPNGTVADHLHGDRAKSSPLTWPTRMSIAIETASALTYLHASDTIHRDVKTNNILLDNNFCVKVADFGLSRLFPNDVTHVSTAPQGTPGYVDPEYHQCYQLTEKSDVYSFGVVLIELISSMPAVDISRHRHEINLANLAVNKIQKCEFDELIDPSIGYKSDEEVKRMAIAVAELAFRCLQQDKEMRPSMDEVLEELRRIESAEYRKIQEEIHNDNKTSRNMLPPPSPPDWEDASLMKNIRFPSSSNTVTSKWARCATTPIISG encoded by the exons ATGACCGAAAACTTCCTGTTAATACCCTTTTCTCCATTCATATATCTCTTTATCATCACTTCCTTTCTCCTAGCCAGAAAGGCCATATGCACACATCCTCAGTACTTGGCCTGCAGCGTCCCAAAATCCTGTGGCGATGGCCAAATTATAGACTTCCCATTTTATATCCAGGACCAACAAGAATCTTTCTGTGGGTACCCTGGATTCAATCTCGTTTGTCAAAATAGCCGTCCAATCCTCAGACTACAAGATAATGATTATATTATCCACCAAATCGACTACAAAAACCAGATTCTTCGCGTCTCAAACGCAGTGCTTTTCGATACAAACACCACTTTTGTTCCTCCATTCAGAAACATATCTCTGCTGGATGACCGGTTCAACATATTTTCAAACCAGACAGAACTCTTCTTGTTCTCTCGTTGCAACTCAACACAGCTGGGAGTTGTTAATAATGAACTTTTAAAGTACAAGATTAATGGTTCCGGTGAGAATGGAACTGGTCCAACGTTATCGATGTTTGATGGTGATCCCTTATTGAGTATTGCATCAGATGCGTGTGAAGATGAAATGATGATACCTGTAGATGTGGAAAGAGGAAAGAATGAAGGGATTGAAGAGATGCTAGAAAGAGGGTTCGTGTTGAATTGGACAGCAAGTAACTGCAGCATATGCGATAGCAGTGGAGGCAAATGTGGGTTTGATAGCAGCACCTACCATTTTATGTGTTTCTGCCCAGACAGGCCACATGCTTGGGCTTGTTATCCTGCTTCTGAAGATGCAG GAAATAACAAATTCAGAATGGAATTAGGATTGGGATTAG GTGCAGGCATTGGAGTACTGGTCATAATATTGGCTCTTCACATTTTCCGCCGTTACAGTAAAAGAAAACTTGCTTCCACTAACTTCCTGTCAAAAAATTCCCATTCTGATCCCTTCTCAAAATCAGAGCAAGAGGGGGGTGGCATCTTCCTTGGTGTTCCCCTCTTCTCCTACACTGAACTTGAAGAAGCAACCAGTAATTTTGACGGCAAAAAAGAGCTTGGAGACGGAGGTTATGGAACTGTGTATTATG GTAGGCTCCGAGATGGACGAGAGGTTGCAGTCAAGCGCCTGTATGAGCACAATTACAGAAGGGTTGAACAATTCATGAATGAAATCGAAATCCTCACACGCCTACGCCACAAAAATCTTGTCACCCTTTATGGCTGCACTTCCCGTCGCAGCCGTGAGCTCCTGCTTGTATATGAATACATTCCCAATGGTACGGTTGCTGATCATCTTCATGGTGATCGGGCAAAGTCCAGTCCACTAACATGGCCTACTCGAATGAGCATTGCAATAGAAACAGCTAGCGCTTTGACTTACCTTCATGCCTCTGATACCATACATCGCGATGTCAAAACTAACAACATTCTCCTCGACAACAATTTCTGTGTGAAAGTTGCTGATTTCGGTCTCTCCAGGTTGTTCCCTAATGATGTTACTCATGTCTCAACTGCCCCGCAAGGGACTCCAGGATATGTTGATCCTGAGTATCACCAATGCTACCAACTTACTGAAAAGAGTGATGTCTACAGCTTTGGAGTTGTGTTGATTGAGCTCATATCATCAATGCCTGCTGTTGATATTAGTAGGCATCGACATGAGATTAATTTGGCTAACTTAGCAGTAAACAAGATTCAAAAATGTGAATTTGATGAGTTGATTGATCCATCTATTGGGTACAAGTCTGACGAAGAAGTAAAACGAATGGCAATTGCAGTGGCAGAGTTAGCATTTCGATGTTTGCAGCAGGACAAGGAAATGAGACCTTCCATGGATGAGGTATTGGAGGAATTAAGGAGAATTGAGAGTGCAGAGTACAGGAAGATTCAGGAGGAAATA
- the LOC110668756 gene encoding LEAF RUST 10 DISEASE-RESISTANCE LOCUS RECEPTOR-LIKE PROTEIN KINASE-like 1.1 isoform X2, translating to MPHNNHSFDRSSLAFSPYHADIFFFHNSNDSVSSNFTESGITCNASVINKTFIALVPRDKHLGWNRMAFEFLVATPVQLEQGKINQTIRNLDYKKLLRDGFTLKWIGLGYNCAECRRSGGHCGFEHQNSVCFCPDGSHSKHCNDGNNKFRMELGLGLGAGIGVLVIILALHIFRRYSKRKLASTNFLSKNSHSDPFSKSEQEGGGIFLGVPLFSYTELEEATSNFDGKKELGDGGYGTVYYGRLRDGREVAVKRLYEHNYRRVEQFMNEIEILTRLRHKNLVTLYGCTSRRSRELLLVYEYIPNGTVADHLHGDRAKSSPLTWPTRMSIAIETASALTYLHASDTIHRDVKTNNILLDNNFCVKVADFGLSRLFPNDVTHVSTAPQGTPGYVDPEYHQCYQLTEKSDVYSFGVVLIELISSMPAVDISRHRHEINLANLAVNKIQKCEFDELIDPSIGYKSDEEVKRMAIAVAELAFRCLQQDKEMRPSMDEVLEELRRIESAEYRKIQEEIHNDNKTSRNMLPPPSPPDWEDASLMKNIRFPSSSNTVTSKWARCATTPIISG from the exons ATGCCTCATAATAACCACTCTTTCGATCGGTCTTCCCTCGCTTTTAGTCCCTACCATGCTGATATATTCTTCTTCCATAACAGCAATGACTCAGTTTCATCTAACTTTACGGAATCTGGGATTACTTGCAATGCTAGTGTTATAAATAAAACCTTCATTGCATTAGTCCCTAGGGATAAGCACTTGGGCTGGAACAGAATGGCGTTTGAATTTTTAGTTGCCACACCTGTTCAATTAGAGCAAGGGAAGATTAATCAAACAATAAGAAATCTTGATTACAAGAAGTTGTTGAGGGATGGATTTACTCTGAAGTGGATTGGATTAGGATATAATTGTGCTGAGTGCCGAAGAAGTGGCGGCCATTGTGGATTTGAACATCAAAATAGTGTATGTTTCTGCCCTGATGGATCTCATTCGAAACACTGCAATGATG GAAATAACAAATTCAGAATGGAATTAGGATTGGGATTAG GTGCAGGCATTGGAGTACTGGTCATAATATTGGCTCTTCACATTTTCCGCCGTTACAGTAAAAGAAAACTTGCTTCCACTAACTTCCTGTCAAAAAATTCCCATTCTGATCCCTTCTCAAAATCAGAGCAAGAGGGGGGTGGCATCTTCCTTGGTGTTCCCCTCTTCTCCTACACTGAACTTGAAGAAGCAACCAGTAATTTTGACGGCAAAAAAGAGCTTGGAGACGGAGGTTATGGAACTGTGTATTATG GTAGGCTCCGAGATGGACGAGAGGTTGCAGTCAAGCGCCTGTATGAGCACAATTACAGAAGGGTTGAACAATTCATGAATGAAATCGAAATCCTCACACGCCTACGCCACAAAAATCTTGTCACCCTTTATGGCTGCACTTCCCGTCGCAGCCGTGAGCTCCTGCTTGTATATGAATACATTCCCAATGGTACGGTTGCTGATCATCTTCATGGTGATCGGGCAAAGTCCAGTCCACTAACATGGCCTACTCGAATGAGCATTGCAATAGAAACAGCTAGCGCTTTGACTTACCTTCATGCCTCTGATACCATACATCGCGATGTCAAAACTAACAACATTCTCCTCGACAACAATTTCTGTGTGAAAGTTGCTGATTTCGGTCTCTCCAGGTTGTTCCCTAATGATGTTACTCATGTCTCAACTGCCCCGCAAGGGACTCCAGGATATGTTGATCCTGAGTATCACCAATGCTACCAACTTACTGAAAAGAGTGATGTCTACAGCTTTGGAGTTGTGTTGATTGAGCTCATATCATCAATGCCTGCTGTTGATATTAGTAGGCATCGACATGAGATTAATTTGGCTAACTTAGCAGTAAACAAGATTCAAAAATGTGAATTTGATGAGTTGATTGATCCATCTATTGGGTACAAGTCTGACGAAGAAGTAAAACGAATGGCAATTGCAGTGGCAGAGTTAGCATTTCGATGTTTGCAGCAGGACAAGGAAATGAGACCTTCCATGGATGAGGTATTGGAGGAATTAAGGAGAATTGAGAGTGCAGAGTACAGGAAGATTCAGGAGGAAATA